CGCCCGGCGCGCACACGCTGAAGATCGTCGTCGACGGCAAGCACGGCTCGGGGTCCACGGACGACTACGTGTCCATCGACGCCATCGACGTGCCGACCGCCGCGACGGCGACCCCGACCTACCCGGTCGTGCCGCAGCAGCCCGGTACCGCGATCACGCTCGACGGGCGCGACTCGCACGTGCTCGTGGCGAACTACCGGCTCGGGGACTCGCAGTTGCGGTACTCGACGTCGGAGATCATGACCCACGCGGCCATCGGCAACCGTGACGTCGCGGTGCTCTACGGCGACTCGGACAGCGACGGCGAGACCGTGCTGCGCTACTCCTCCAAGCCCACGGTGACCAGCAGCGGCAGCACGGTCACGACCACGTGGGACGCGGCCACCGGTGACCTGCGGCTGAACTACACGCACAAGGGCCTGATCCGCATCGGCATCACCGGCGGCGGAGCGCGCCCGCTGCTGCTGCTCGCCGGCGACAAGGCGACGGCTGAGACCTTCTGGCGGCAGGACACGGCGGCCGGCCCGGTGCTCGTGCGCGGCACCCACCTGCTGCGGACGGCGACCAGCGCGGACGGCGGCCGCACCGTGGCGCTCACCGGCGACAACGCCGACGACAAGAACATCGAGGTGTTCACCTCGGCCGACCACGTCACCTGGAACGGCAAGGCCGTGGACACCCGGGCCACCGGCACGGGGAGCCTCACCGGGACGATCCCGGTGGCCGCGCCGGTCCACCTGCCCACGCTGACGGGCTGGAAGCACGCCGAGGAATCCCCGGAAGCGGCCCCCGGATTCGACGACTCCGGCTGGCAGGTGGCCGACAAGACGACCACCAACAGCGTCTCCGGCGTCAACTCGCTGCCGGTCCTCTACGCGGACGACTACGGGTTCCACACCGGCAACACGTGGTACCGCGGCCGCTTCCGCGCCACCGGCAAGGAGAACGGCGTCCATCTGGTCTCGGACTCCGGTGGCAAGGCCCAGGCGTTCTCCGCCTGGCTCAACGGCACGTTCCTGGGCAGCTCCACCACAGGCAGCGCCGACTTCGCCTTCCCGGCCGGTTCGGTGAACTCCGAGGGGGACAACGTCATCTCCGTGCTCACCGTGAACATGGGGCACGAGGAGGACTACAACTCGACCAACGGGAACAAGACCGCGCGCGGCCTGACCAGTGCCTCCCTCCTGGGGGCACCGCTGACCGGCGTCACCTGGCGGGTGCAGGGCGTACGGGGCGGTGAGGACCTGCAGGACCCGGTGCGCGGCCCGCTCTCGACCGGCGGACTGTACGGCGAGCGAGCCGGCTGGTCCCTGCCGGGCTACCCGGACGACACCTGGAACCGGGTGTCGCTGCCGACGACCGACACCCGCCCCGGGGTCTCCTGGTACCGCACCGACGTCGCCCTGGACCTGCCGCACGGCCAGGACACCTCGCTCGGGCTGACGTTCACCGACGACCCGTCACGCAAGTACCGTGCCACGGTCTTCGTGAACGGATGGCAGGTCGGCAACTACGTCAACTACCTCGGCCCGCAGCACACCTTCCCGGTCCCGGACGGCATCCTGCATCCGAACGGCCGGAACAGCATCGCCGTCGCCGTGTGGAACCTGGACGGCAGCACCGGCGGGCTCGGCAAGGTCTCGCTCGTCGACTACGGCAGCTACGCCTCGTCCCTGCGCGTCGCGCAGAACGACAGCCCCCGCTACGACCACCGGAAGTACGCCATGCCGAAGCGCCCCGGAGTGGATGTCACCCTGGGCGTGCCGAACACCGCGCAGTCGGGACGGTCCTTCACGGCCGAGGCGACGGTCAGGGTGCCGAAGGACCGGCCGTCGGCCTCCGGGCTGACGGCCTCGCTCTCCACGCCCGACGGCTGGAGCGCGCGGGCCACGAGCCCCACGTCGCTCAGGCGGCTGCAACGGGGCGAGTCGGCCACCATCACCTGGACGGTCCAGCCGCCGGCCGGGACGCTGCCGTCCGCCTCCGCGCTCACCGCCACGGTGCACTACCGGCAGAGCGGGCAGCAGTCCGCCGGGGGTGACGAGCGCATCGTCGGCGGGATCCCGCCGGCTCCGCCCGCCGGGAAGAGCGCGGTGAGCGACCTGCCGTTCCTGTCGTCCACCAACGGGTGGGGTCCGGTCGAGCGCGACACCAGCGTCGGCGAGCAGGCCGCCGGGGACGGCCGTCCGATCAGCATCGCCGGCGTCGGGTACGCCAAGGGTCTCGGCACCAACTCCGTCAGCGACGTCGAGTTGTACCTCGGCGGACAGTGCTCGCGGTTGACGGCGGACGTCGGCGTCGACGACGAGACAGGTGGTGCCGGAACCGTGGCCTTCTCCGTGATCGCCGACGGCAGGACCTTGGTGACCACACCGACGCTCCGCGGCAAGCAGGCCGCGGTGCCGATCGACGTCGACGTCAGCGGCGCCCAGGTCGTCGACCTCAGGGTCGGTGACGCCGATGACGGCAACGGCAACGACCACGGCGACTGGGCGAAGCCGACGCTGACGTGCAGCTAGATCCGGAAAGGGGAGTTCCATAGGCCGGTCGGGTACGGGGAGCGGGGATCGGGTACGGGCCCGGCCTCTCGCCGGCTCGCCCCTCCCCTTCCGCCGGTGCCGCAACGGTCCGCGTCCTCTCGGGCCGGAGGGTCAGCCCGGCGCGGTGCCTGATCCGCCGGCCGTACGACGACTGGATTCCGGCTGTTCCGTACCCTGGGCGCATGCGCATGCGCCCCACCCTGAGCTGGACCCCTACGGAGGACCTGCCGCCGGGCACCACGGACCTGGAGCCGGTCGCCGGTCTGCTGAGCACCGGCGGTGTCCTGGTCCTCAGTGGGGCGGGCATCTCCACGGAGTCGGGCATCCCCGACTACCGGGGCGAGGGCGGGAGCCTGGGGCGGCACACCCCGATGACGTACCAGGAGTTCACCGCAAGCGCCCAGGCCCGACGCCGGTACTGGGCGCGCAGCCACCTGGGCTGGCGCACCTTCGGCCGGGCCCGCCCCAATGCCGGGCACCGGGCGGTGGCCGCGTTCGGGAGGCACGGTCTGCTCTCGGGTCTGATCACCCAGAACGTCGACGGCCTGCACCAGGCCGCCGGCAGTGAGGGTGTCGTCGAGCTCCACGGAAGCCTGGCCCGGGTCGTGTGCCTCTCCTGCGGCGACGTCAGTCCCCGCCGTGAACTCGCCCGGCGGCTGGAGGAGGCCAATGCGGGCTTCCAGCCGGTGGCCGCCGGGATGAACCCGGACGGCGACGCCGACCTCACCGACGAACAGGTCGGGGACTTCCGTGTGGTGCCCTGCACGGTCTGCGGCGGCATCCTCAAACCGGACGTGGTCTTCTTCGGCGAGGCCGTTCCGCCTCAGCGGGTCGAGCACTGCCGCAGGCTCGTCCGCGAGGCGGCGTCGCTGCTGGTCCTGGGTTCCTCGCTGACGGTGATGTCCGGGCTCCGGTTCGTCCGCCAGGCGGCGCAGGCCGACAAGCCGGTGGTGATCGTCAACCGGGACCCGACCCGGGGAGACCGGCATGCCCTCACTCGGGTCGCGCTCCCCCTGGGTACGGCGCTGACGACCGTGGCCGCCCGGCTGGGCATCCCTGTCGACGGCCGAGCGGCCGGGCACACCGGACGCCGAACATGAACCGTGGAACGGCCGAGATCAAGGACTGACCTGGGCGAGGCGGCAGGATGGCGAACCGTGTCTGCACCGTGGGGCACTCGACGCGCGACTTCGGCGAGATGCTGGAGATGCTGCGGAACAACGAGGTCACCTGCCTGGTCGACGTCCGTTCCTTCCCGTCGTCGCGGAAGTTCCCGCAGTGGAACCAAGCTGCGATCATCGACGCGCTGCCTCCCGGCATCGCATACCGCTGGATTCCGAAGCTCGGCGGCCGGCGGCACACTCCCAAGGGCGTGCCGAGCGAGAACGGCGCATGGCGGGTCAAAGCCTTCCGTGACTACGCCGACTACATGGCCGGTGAGGAGTTCGCGGAGGGCCTTGGCGAGCTGCTCGAGCTGGCCGAGCGGGAGCGGCCGGCGATCATGTGCAGCGAGGCGGTTCCCTGGCGCTGCCATCGCAGGCTGATCACCGATGCGTTGATCACCGCGGGGGTGGAGGTCGTGCACATCATGTCGCCCACGACCGCGAAGCCCGCGGTGCTGGACCAGCACGCGCGGGTCCGGCACGGGCACCTGACCTACCCGCCCGAGCCCTCGCAGCCTCCGGATGAGCTTCGTCCACGACGTCCGTGACACGGTCCTCGCCGCCTGGGCCGGTTCCGTCACCGCCCGCTGCGTGCCCGGGGCTACGACTTCGGGTCGTCGACCTTGAGTTTTGCTCCGGTGTCGGAGACGAAGACGACCAGGAGCTTGGCCCGTTCGGTCCGGCTGGTGTTCTCGGTGAGGACGTGGTGGGCGCCCGGCGGCTCGACCCAGTTCTCGCCCTGGTGGTAGGTGGTCACGGGCTTGCCGGCGAGCTGGCTGCGCACGGTGCCCTGGAGGACGTAGGCGTAGACGAATGCCTGGCCGTGCCGGTGCGGCTTCGCGCGTGCGTCGGGCGGGAAGTCGACGATCGCCGAGGTGAACGTCTTGCCCTTCACATTCGGAAGGGCCTGCCGGAGCACCGGCACGAGGGTTTCGGTGGGGCGTGTCGATGCCATGGCCGCGGGCGATGCCACGGCTGCGGTCGTCCCCTTGGCGGGGGCGGGCCGGTCGGCGGCCGAGCAGGCCGTGGCCGCGGCCATCGTGGTGACGGCCAGCACGCCGCCGGCGATCCGCATTCTGATCATGATCGGTCCCCTGTTCAGTCTTCCGTGACGCGGATGATCGTCCTGCCCGGGGTGCGCGTCCCGGGAGCGAACGCGGCGGGTGCTTCGGCGAGCGGGCGCACAGCGCCGACGAACGCCTTGAGCCGGCCGTCCCTCAACCGCGCGGCGAGATCGGTGAGCCGGGCGCGGTCGGGTTCGACGACGAAGAAGACGGCCCGCCCGTCCTTGGGCCGGGCCTTGGACGGCATGACGGTGGAGACCAGCGTGCCGCCCGGGCGGACCAGGGCGGCCGAGCGGTCGAGGATGTCACCGCCGATCACGTCGAGCACGACGTCGGCCTCGCCGGCGTCCTCCAGCTTCTCGCTGTCCAGGTCGATGAAGGTGTCGACGCCCAGTGCGCGTGCCCGGTCCCGGTCGCAGGCCCGCCCGGTGCCGATGACCCGGGCGCCGGCCTCGCGCGCGAGCTGAACCGCGATCGAGCCGACGCCGCCCGCGGCGCCATGGATGAGGACGGTCTGGCCCGTGGTGAGGCGGCCGTGGTCGAACAGGCCCTGCCAGGCGGTCAGCCCCGAGATCGGCAGCGCGGCGGCCACGGCGTGGTCGATGTCCGCCGGCAGCGGGGCCAGGTTGCGGGCCTCCACCGCGGTGTACTCGGCGAGCGTCCCGTTACGGGTCCAGTCGGCCAGGCCGAACACCCGCTGTCCGACGCTCAGGCCGGTGGTGCCGTACCCCAGCTCCGCCACCACACCGGACAGCTCGTGCCCGGGCACGCTCGGCGTCCGGTCCCGGCCGGCACGATCGGTCCACGTGGCGGGCCAGTCCAGCTCGCCGCGCGTGAAGCCGGCGGCGTACACCCGCACGATGACGTCGTTCTCGGCCGCATGGGGGTAGGGCATGTCCGTCAGCGACATCCCGGCGAGACCGGCGTCGCGGTCTCGCACAGTAATGGCTTGCATAGAGGTCCTTACGGCGGAGGGGGATCCGAGCACACACCCGCGCGCGGGCAGGGCTCGCACCGGGTGCAGGGGGATGTATGCCGTGCAGCACGCTCGATCTCACCTCCTCCGATGTGTTCCTTCGTCCCCGTTTCGCGTTGCCTTTCCCGAGACGGGGTGGGCCGTCCGCCTGTGACAGCTCGTGACGGCGGCACCGGCCGGCCGCGCGCGGCGACCTCCGCGCCCGCCGGTGCCCGGGCCGACTCGCGAGGGCCACTACGGTCAGGGACACGAAGACGGTGCCGCGTGCCGTCCGCGTGGACCGCGCCTGCCGCGGTCGGCCCGAGGCTGACGCCGACGCGCTTCAGTGCGCCCGACCGGACGGATCCGCGTCGGCCGGTCGACTTCGATGACCGGTCAGTCCACGAGCAGCACGAGTTTGCCGCGCACGGTCCCGGATTCGCCGACGCGGTGCGCGTGGGCCACCTCCGTCAGGGGGAAGGTCCGGCCGACCTGGATGGAGAAGCGGCCCCGTTCAGCCATGTGAGCGACCTGAGCCAGGGCGTAGGTGGCGCGGCCCGTGTCGCCGCGGCTGAAGCGGACGCCCGTCTGCTGCGCGCCATGGAAGTCGGCGACCGTGATCACGGGTTCGGGCGAGCCCGCGAGCTCCACGAGGTCGGGAAGGACGCCGCTGCCGGCGACGTCCAGTGCGAAATCGACACCCGACGGCATGATGGCCCGCACGCGTTCCGGCATACCGTCGCCGTACGCCACCGGCTCGGCCCCGAGCGCGCGGAGGGCATCGTGCGTGCCTGGACTGCCCGTGCCGATGACGCGCACGCCGCGTGCCACGGCGAGTTGGACCGCGGCACTCCCGACACTGCCGGATGCCCCGTTGATGAGCAGGGTGCTGCCCGCTGTGACGCCGAGCTGGTCGAGGGAGCGCGCTGCGGTCTCGGCTGCCGCGGGGATCGCCGCGGACCTCGCGTAGTCGAGCGAGTCCGGGATCGGGGCCCAGGAGGACAGCACGGCCAACTCCGCTTGGGCGGCTCCGTAGGGTGAGGCTCCGAAGACCCGGTCGCCGACCGTGACACCCGAGACGCCTTCGCCGATCTCGTCGACGATGCCCGCAGCCTCGTGGCCCAGCGTCTGCGGCAGTTCCCGGTCCATCAGGCCCTGACGCTTTTTCCAGTCGCTGGCGTTGATGCCCGCGGCCCGCACCCTGATCCGTATCTCTCCGGCGCCGGGATGGGGATCAGGGAGGTCGACGATCTCCAGAACCTCGGGGCCGCCGAACCGGCTGAACTGTGCTGCCCTCATGACGCACTCCTTCCGCGGAAGGAGTGGCGGATCGTCCGATACCGCGTGTGCGCGTGCTCCTTGCCTTGCTGTCCGCTCGGCAGAGCACGTTTTTACTCCGATGCCTCCACTCTACGTCATCCCCCACCCAGCGCCGCCGGCTCCCGTGCGTGCGGACAGGACCAGGCGAGTTCCGGACACACACCCTGCTGACACCACTTCACCTGACGCTCCGTCACCTGATGTCCGTGCCGCTCCGGAACGCCCCCGGCGTCACGCCCGTCCGCAGTCGGAAGAACTTGGTGAAGTCGCTGGCGTCGACGAAGCCGAGCCGTTCCGCGACCTCTTTCGCGGTCAGGCCGCTGTGCCGCAGCAGCCGCTTGGCCTCCAGCAGCACCCGGTCGTCGATGTACTGCTTGGCCGTGCGGCCCGTGGCGGAGGACGCGGCCCGGGTCAGTGTGCGCGGACTGTAGCCGAGTGCGGCCGCGTAGTCCTCGACGCGGCGGGTGACCGCGTGGTCTCGCTCCACGGCCGCGTGGAAGCGGCGGAAGACCTCGGACGGGGCTGCGGGCCGTGGTGCCGGACCCCGGGCCTGCGCCAGACGCATCACGAGGACGGACACCAGGGCGCGCAGCACCTCGGCGTGCGTCTGCAACGGCAGCGAGGCCGGCTGCTCGTACTCGTACCTCAGATGGTCGAGGGCGCGGCGCACGCCTTCCGCGTCCGGGCCCTCGGGCGTGAGCGGACGCTGCTCGTACGGCGGATCCATGTGCGCCGCCGCCACGGTCGCGGGCGGCAGGAACCCCGCCTCGAACAGCACGATCACCCCGTCCGCCGCCCTCAGATCCGGACCGAACCGCTGCACCTGCCCCGGCCGGATCCACAGCCACGACCCCGGCCGCAACGCGTACTCGGCGAAGTCCACCGCCATCAGCAGCGGCCGGCCACGGGCGCCGATCAGCTGGTGGAAGGACGGGCGCAGCGGCGCGTACGGGTCGTTGCCGTGGCGGCGTGCCCGCTCGTACAGGTCGGCCAGCTCCATCACCTCCACCCCGGCCGATGCGCCGACGGTAGGGGTGTAAGCCAGGTCCCTGACGTCAGGGTGCCGATCGTGTCCGTTTTTCCCCATCGCTGGTCCCGAGCGTACCGCCGTCGCGGCCGGACTGCCGCTTAGCGTGAAAGCACAGGTCAGCAACGGGTGAGGAGTGGTCCTGTGCGGTTGGTCGTGGGAATGACCGGGGCGACGGGCGCGCCGTTCGGTGTCCGGCTCCTGGAGAGTCTGCGGGAGCTGCCGGACGTGGAGACGCATCTCGTCCTGTCCCGGTGGGCGCGCACGACGATCGAGCTGGAGACCGGTCTGTCCGTGGCGGAGGTGTCCGCGCTCGCGGACGTCACGCACCACCCCGACGACCAGGGCGCCACCATCTCCTCCGGCTCCTTCCGCACGGACGGCATGGTGATCGTGCCGTGTTCGATGAAGACCCTCGCCGGGATCAGGACCGGCTACGCGGAGGGCTTGGTCGCGCGCGCCGCCGATGTCGTACTGAAGGAGCGGCGCAGGCTCGTCCTCGTCCCGCGAGAGACCCCGCTGAGCGAGATCCACCTGCAGAACATGCTCGAACTCGCCCGCATGGGCGTTCAGTTGGTGCCTCCCATGCCCGCCTTCTACAACCACCCGCGCACCGTCGACGACATCGTCGACCACGTGGTGGCCCGCATCCTCGACCAGTTCGAGCTGCCCGCGCCGGCCGCCACGCGCTGGGCCGGAATGCGCGCGGCCCGCACCGCTTCCCGCGACGCCGCCTGACGTCCCAGACCCGCAAAGGAGTTCCCTGTGGCTTATGACGATCTGCGCAGCTTCCTCGACACCCTGGACAAGCAGGGGCAGCTGCTGCGCATCACCGACGAGGTGCTGCCGGAGCCCGATCTCGCGGCCGCCGCCAACGCGACGGGCCGCATCGGCGAGAACGCGCCCGCCCTCTACTTCGACAACGTCAAGGGTTTCACCGACGCACGGATCGCGATGAACGTGCACGGCTCGTGGGCCAACCACGCGCTCGCGCTCGGGCTGCCGAGGAACACCCCGGTCAAGGAGCAGGTGGAGGAGTTCGCGCGCCGCTGGGACGCCTTCCCCGTCGCGCCGGAGCGCCGCGAGGACGCGCCCTGGCGGGAGAACACCCAGGAGGGCGACGACGTCGACCTCTTTTCGGTGCTGCCGTTGTTCCGTCTCAACGACGGCGACGGCGGCTTCTACCTCGACAAGGCCGCCGTGGTCTCCCGCGACCCCGAGGACCCCGGCCACTTCGGCAAGCAGAACGTCGGCACGTACCGCATCCAGGTGATCGGCGCCAACCGTCTCGCCTTCCAGCCGGTCCCCATGCACGACGTCGCCCAGCACCTGCGCAAGGCCGAGGAGAAGGGCGAGGACCTGCCCATCGCCATCACTCTCGGCAACGACCCGGTGATGGCGATCGTCGCCGGGATGCCGATGGCCTACGACCACAGCGAGTACGAGATGGCCGGCGCACTGCGCGGGGCGCCCGCCCCGATCGCCACCGCGCCGCTCACCGGCTTCGACGTGCCCTGGGGCAGCGAGGTCGTCATCGAGGGCGTCATCGAGTCGCGCAAGCGGCAGATCGAGGGCCCCTTCGGCGAGTTCACCGGCCACTACTCGGGCGGGCGCCGCATGCCCGTCATCCGCGTCGACCGCGTCTCGTTCCGCACGAACCCGGTCTTCGAGTCGCTCTACATCGGCATGCCGTGGACCGAGTGCGACTACCTCGTCGGCCCCAACACGTGCGTGCCGCTGCTGAAGCAGCTGCGGGCTGAGTTTCCCGAGGTGAAGGCTGTCAACGCCATGTACACGCACGGTCTGTTGGTGATCATCTCCACGGCCAAGCGGTACGGCGGCTTCGCCAAGGCCGTCGGCATGCGCGCCATGACGACACCGCACGGACTCGGCTACGTCGCTCAGGTGATCCTCGTCGACGAGGACGTGGACCCGTTCAACCTGCCGCAGGTCATGTGGGCGATGTCGGCCAAGGTCAACCCGAAGGACGACGTCGTCGTCATACCCAACCTGTCCGTCGTGGAGCTGGCCCCGGCGGCCCAGCCCGCCGGCATCACGAGCAAGATGATCATCGACGCGACGACGCCGGTGTCACCCGACGGCCGGGGCAACTTCTCCACGCCCGCCAAGGACCTGCCGGAGACCGCGCAGTGGGCGGCCCGGCTGCAGGGCATGCTCGCAGGCCGTGCCTGAACGACCTCCCCGATCCCCCGAAAGGACGACGCCATGAGCAATCTGCCCGCCGACTGCCCCCGCTGTGCCTTCGAGACGGTCACCCGGCTCGCCACCTCACCCGTCCCCGGAGTGTGGGACGTGCTCCAGTGCGACCGCTGCCTGTACACCTGGCGTACGACCGAGCCCGCCCGCCGTACGCGGCGCGACGCCTTCCCGGAGAACTTCAAGCTCACGCCGGCCGACATAGCGAACGCGATCGAGGTACCGGAGGTGCCGCCGCTTCTCACGTAGGGGCCGGCACCTGCGCGAGAAGTACTTACTTTGGGATAGTAGGTGCTCTGAAGTAGGTAACTAACCCACGCTGGCCCACACGCTGCACGCCCCGAACGCGACGGCTTGCTCATCCGCACCGTGACGCCCACGGCCCCCGTCACGGTCACCTGCTCCGAGAGACATTGCCGCACGGTCACGGGGTACTCGCGAACGCGGAGGTCATCGTGTTCGAGGCAAGCGACATCCGCGAATGGCGTGGCCATGATGTGGTCGATCCCGGTCGCCACAGAATCGGCACCCTTGAGGCGGTGTACGTGGACACCGCGACAGACAAGCCGATCTTTGCGACGGTCATGGCCGGCCTGCCCACTCGCCGCCGACTGGTGTTCGTGCCACTCGTCGGAGCGACCGTCGGCCCTGGTTACGTGAAGGTCGCCTACGACAAAGGCCTGGTCAAGAAGGCCCCCGCGATAGACACGGACGGCGAGCTCCCGGCCTCGGCCGAGCCGGATGTCTTCGCCCACTACTCGCTCGACTACGCCCCGGGTGCGGGCGGCGAACGCCGCCTGGCCCGCCGCTAAGCCACCGAGGCCACCGGGAGAGTCGATGGTCCTGTTTCTGCTCCTGATCCTCGCAGCCCTCGTTCTGGGCATCATCGGATTCGCCGCGCACGGCCTGTTCTATCTGCTGATCATCGGTGCCGTCGTACTGCTTGCCGATCTCGTTTTCGGCGCGCTCCGCTTTCGGCAACATCGAGGGCACCGGATCGCACGCTGAAGGTTGGCAAATCGGCGTGGGCACGCCGTTTCTTGCTGCTGGCCGAGTTGGTCGCCGGTCCGGCAGTGGCCGCGCGCCTGGTGAAGCACCGGCATGGCTTCATGCCCGGACACCGCAGGCTCCGGGAGACGGACGGTGAGGGGCTTGGGGAGCAGCGGGAAGCGCGGGCGGATGATGCCGTCCTACGGCGTGGCAAGTACCGGTAGTTGGGAGCGGACCCTGTCGTTCGGGGGCGTCGTCCTGAACCTCTGACACCTGGTTGGCTCACAGCCTCACACCTTGGACACGCCCGGAATGCCGGTTATGTGCGTTGTCGGTACGTTCATCGCAGGTCGGTCGTCCGGCCAACGCGCATAAGAAAGAGAGAGTGCCCATGCCCTCGCGTGCTTTCGCGGTCGGTGCCGGAATAGGCGCGACCGTCCTTGCAGCTGCCGGCATCACCTACGCCTCGCCCGTCGAGTCCACGCCGGCTTCCCCGACCCTCCACCGGGCAACCCAGCCTCTGCACCACCCCGCCCGGTCGGCGCATCACCCCACCCTGCCTGTGCAACTCACCGCTTTCGCAGCCTCTGCCTCTTCTGCCACGGCACCTTCGGGCGTGAAGACCGGGGACGGAGGCGGAAACCAGGGTCGCGACGGCGACGGTGGACGTCGCGATGATGGTGGACGCGACGGCGGCGGTCGCTACGACGGTGGACGCGACGACGGCGGACGTCACGACGACGGCGGTCGCTACGACGGCGGACGCGACGGCGGTGAGCGTCACGGCGACGGCGGTCGCTACGACGGCGGACGTCATGACGGCGGTGGTCGCTACGACGGCGGACGTCACGGCTAC
This genomic interval from Streptomyces sp. NBC_00557 contains the following:
- the vdcB gene encoding non-oxidative vanillic acid decarboxylases subunit B, with the translated sequence MRLVVGMTGATGAPFGVRLLESLRELPDVETHLVLSRWARTTIELETGLSVAEVSALADVTHHPDDQGATISSGSFRTDGMVIVPCSMKTLAGIRTGYAEGLVARAADVVLKERRRLVLVPRETPLSEIHLQNMLELARMGVQLVPPMPAFYNHPRTVDDIVDHVVARILDQFELPAPAATRWAGMRAARTASRDAA
- a CDS encoding NADP-dependent oxidoreductase — protein: MRAAQFSRFGGPEVLEIVDLPDPHPGAGEIRIRVRAAGINASDWKKRQGLMDRELPQTLGHEAAGIVDEIGEGVSGVTVGDRVFGASPYGAAQAELAVLSSWAPIPDSLDYARSAAIPAAAETAARSLDQLGVTAGSTLLINGASGSVGSAAVQLAVARGVRVIGTGSPGTHDALRALGAEPVAYGDGMPERVRAIMPSGVDFALDVAGSGVLPDLVELAGSPEPVITVADFHGAQQTGVRFSRGDTGRATYALAQVAHMAERGRFSIQVGRTFPLTEVAHAHRVGESGTVRGKLVLLVD
- a CDS encoding NAD-dependent protein deacetylase — its product is MRMRPTLSWTPTEDLPPGTTDLEPVAGLLSTGGVLVLSGAGISTESGIPDYRGEGGSLGRHTPMTYQEFTASAQARRRYWARSHLGWRTFGRARPNAGHRAVAAFGRHGLLSGLITQNVDGLHQAAGSEGVVELHGSLARVVCLSCGDVSPRRELARRLEEANAGFQPVAAGMNPDGDADLTDEQVGDFRVVPCTVCGGILKPDVVFFGEAVPPQRVEHCRRLVREAASLLVLGSSLTVMSGLRFVRQAAQADKPVVIVNRDPTRGDRHALTRVALPLGTALTTVAARLGIPVDGRAAGHTGRRT
- a CDS encoding DUF488 domain-containing protein, giving the protein MANRVCTVGHSTRDFGEMLEMLRNNEVTCLVDVRSFPSSRKFPQWNQAAIIDALPPGIAYRWIPKLGGRRHTPKGVPSENGAWRVKAFRDYADYMAGEEFAEGLGELLELAERERPAIMCSEAVPWRCHRRLITDALITAGVEVVHIMSPTTAKPAVLDQHARVRHGHLTYPPEPSQPPDELRPRRP
- a CDS encoding beta-galactosidase encodes the protein MTAPAVAQDAGGRASAAAPAAGPQAHTVTLDGYSFLVDGKRTYLWSGEFHYFRLPSPDLWRDIFQKMKAAGFNATSLYFDWGYHSPKPGVYDFSGVRDVDRLLDMAQEAGLYVIARPAPYINAEVDSGGLPGWMTTKAGHNRSDDPQFLKYADEWLTQIDRIIARHQLTNGTGPVIAYQVENEYYNGSAAGRSYMKHLEDKARADGITVPLTGNNNGTFNSGTGALDVDGPDSYPQGFNCSNPSKWNGVPDISYDHPAGKPLYSPEFQGGAFDPWGGPGYDKCAQLINDRFANVFYKQNIAVGATAQSFYMTYGGTNWGWLGMPENYTSYDYGAAIRENRQLDPKYYEDKLIGYFTQSVAPLTKTEAIRAVPPDDSSVVDTARMNPGTGTQFHVLRHGNSTSTAVDKTHISLDFNARPSADTTYTWDDPDSALQYTGSWSHVADQSYTGGDYKHTESFSNKAGDSVTVPFDGTAIRWIGSKTDNHGYADVYLDGTKVATVDDSGGESQAVIFQKTGLTPGAHTLKIVVDGKHGSGSTDDYVSIDAIDVPTAATATPTYPVVPQQPGTAITLDGRDSHVLVANYRLGDSQLRYSTSEIMTHAAIGNRDVAVLYGDSDSDGETVLRYSSKPTVTSSGSTVTTTWDAATGDLRLNYTHKGLIRIGITGGGARPLLLLAGDKATAETFWRQDTAAGPVLVRGTHLLRTATSADGGRTVALTGDNADDKNIEVFTSADHVTWNGKAVDTRATGTGSLTGTIPVAAPVHLPTLTGWKHAEESPEAAPGFDDSGWQVADKTTTNSVSGVNSLPVLYADDYGFHTGNTWYRGRFRATGKENGVHLVSDSGGKAQAFSAWLNGTFLGSSTTGSADFAFPAGSVNSEGDNVISVLTVNMGHEEDYNSTNGNKTARGLTSASLLGAPLTGVTWRVQGVRGGEDLQDPVRGPLSTGGLYGERAGWSLPGYPDDTWNRVSLPTTDTRPGVSWYRTDVALDLPHGQDTSLGLTFTDDPSRKYRATVFVNGWQVGNYVNYLGPQHTFPVPDGILHPNGRNSIAVAVWNLDGSTGGLGKVSLVDYGSYASSLRVAQNDSPRYDHRKYAMPKRPGVDVTLGVPNTAQSGRSFTAEATVRVPKDRPSASGLTASLSTPDGWSARATSPTSLRRLQRGESATITWTVQPPAGTLPSASALTATVHYRQSGQQSAGGDERIVGGIPPAPPAGKSAVSDLPFLSSTNGWGPVERDTSVGEQAAGDGRPISIAGVGYAKGLGTNSVSDVELYLGGQCSRLTADVGVDDETGGAGTVAFSVIADGRTLVTTPTLRGKQAAVPIDVDVSGAQVVDLRVGDADDGNGNDHGDWAKPTLTCS
- a CDS encoding NADP-dependent oxidoreductase, with amino-acid sequence MQAITVRDRDAGLAGMSLTDMPYPHAAENDVIVRVYAAGFTRGELDWPATWTDRAGRDRTPSVPGHELSGVVAELGYGTTGLSVGQRVFGLADWTRNGTLAEYTAVEARNLAPLPADIDHAVAAALPISGLTAWQGLFDHGRLTTGQTVLIHGAAGGVGSIAVQLAREAGARVIGTGRACDRDRARALGVDTFIDLDSEKLEDAGEADVVLDVIGGDILDRSAALVRPGGTLVSTVMPSKARPKDGRAVFFVVEPDRARLTDLAARLRDGRLKAFVGAVRPLAEAPAAFAPGTRTPGRTIIRVTED
- a CDS encoding cupin domain-containing protein, giving the protein MIRMRIAGGVLAVTTMAAATACSAADRPAPAKGTTAAVASPAAMASTRPTETLVPVLRQALPNVKGKTFTSAIVDFPPDARAKPHRHGQAFVYAYVLQGTVRSQLAGKPVTTYHQGENWVEPPGAHHVLTENTSRTERAKLLVVFVSDTGAKLKVDDPKS
- a CDS encoding helix-turn-helix transcriptional regulator; protein product: MELADLYERARRHGNDPYAPLRPSFHQLIGARGRPLLMAVDFAEYALRPGSWLWIRPGQVQRFGPDLRAADGVIVLFEAGFLPPATVAAAHMDPPYEQRPLTPEGPDAEGVRRALDHLRYEYEQPASLPLQTHAEVLRALVSVLVMRLAQARGPAPRPAAPSEVFRRFHAAVERDHAVTRRVEDYAAALGYSPRTLTRAASSATGRTAKQYIDDRVLLEAKRLLRHSGLTAKEVAERLGFVDASDFTKFFRLRTGVTPGAFRSGTDIR